The nucleotide window aatgtttttattattttattgttacggaataaagaaaatgctattaataaatgtcacgtttttaatttaagtttcttttattccatattttgtggcaatcaaaattcatattcttGACACGTTTCTTCGCGTGCTAATTAAAACGGAATACACcgatgattttaaaaattcaaaggaTATACTGGATCTCAGGGTAAAGTCAATCATATATTGGGCAACGAAATTCATCTAGTTTGTGGCGTACAAAGTTTCTCTTCACACTTGAAAACTGCGGAGTCTAACGACAACGTTCCATCATCTTATTAAATTCAGTAATGACTTAGGTTACCtgataaaataatcaaattattgttattcaCCGGAAAAAATCTACTTTATCGTACACCGGAGAAAATCTTTCcgaatccattttttttctacagcTTCAGAAGATgaagttaaaattatataatttttatatttaaagttttcgcTTTCGACTTACAGGCAAATCTGTAGGATGAACTTCAAGTaacactattttttaaaatgggatTGGCAAACAATTAACaaactatttttaacattttattaagtagAGCCTATACACACTAAATCCTCCCATTAATTACAAGTAAAAAGTACCCAAAATTACTTTGCATagtaaaaaacaatgtttaatTATCCCAGCTTTTTTAGTCGTCTTAACTGCACCATGAAACCATCATTGGGTCTGACACACGGCCTGGCTTTTTTAACAACCGCAAATGCTTGTTCGAAAGGTAAATGTTGATCTAGAATTAAGAATGCAATAACAATCGAAGCTGACCTGCTTACACCAGCGTTGCAGTGAACTAAAACGTTCGACTGACTATTTAAGCACTGACGAATAAAGTGTAAACATTCAGGAAGAAATTCGTGCAAATTAGTACTTTGCAAGTCTAACATTTTCACAAACTTGTAGGTCACATTTGGGGACTTTACTGGAGCGTCAATACCTAAACTTAAAACATATCTGATGAGATATTTGTCTAAGATATTCAATTCACAACAATCTTGGGATCCTAGATACAAATGTTCGAAAATTTGGGCAGGAATATCATCAGGGTTCGTATCAACTACGAAACCTTCACACACTTCATCCAACTTTTTGAACTCGGAATTggtttcgataaatttttgGCCGTCTTGCTGTGTTACAATGGTTTCTGTTGGCTTAAGCTTTGTTTTCCTTGCCTGAAGCTCTGCGAGGAAGCTCATTTTAATCTTCCTCTCTCAATGCTGTGAAATAGAAATTTCTTATCTACAGAGTGGCCCAATTGCTATGATTCAGTACTGCTATCTCCTAAACTGTTTGAAAATCGGTTAAATGAGACAAAAGTTGCTAAATTAAATGGCAAAAGACGGCTCAAAAACAGAGTGGCCAAATATCATTTGGTTCAACTGGCAgctccataaaaaaatcaatacgaaatattcagttttttgagTACTACATGCTGATTATAATACATCTTCTTTTTGCCGATTTGCCAAACTTTTTACGGTTTATAAGATAGCAGTAGAGAACTCAGCAATATTACATCGCTACCATTTTCAATGACATACTGTGTGatgggataattttttaattacaactAAAACTTAGAATGACTActgttaaatttgacaaaaagatACTTTGCGAAAGGAGCAAGTTCAAGATTTAAGAGCCAAAAATCTACACAATGgttaaatacttaaaaaaagcatcctaattaagaaaatcaaaCAGAAATAATACggtcaattaaatattaaacataaaGTAATCCCATAATCCCCCTTTCCCCCATAACGTATTAGTTGCTCTTCGATCTTGACCTACTCTTGCTCCTGGAACGTCCCTTCGAGGGCTCTCTTGACTTTGACCGGTCTCGTGACACCGACCGGGACCGATGACCATTTTCTTTGGACTTAGAGCGGGACCTGTCTTCCCTAGATTTCGAACGGGCATCGCGATCGTCTTCTTTAGATTTCGATCTATCATCTCGTCCGTTGGTCTTTGATCGAGACCTTGATCGATCTTCACGTACCCTCTTAGCATCTCTAGAACCTGACCGAGATCTGGACCGTTTCGCTGAGCGGCTGCGGGATCTGGAAGTTTTGTTGTCCTTGCTCTTAGATCTGGACCTGCTTTTTGACTTGCTGCCACTGCGAGATCTGCGAGCCGATCTAGATCTAGATCGACTTCTTGAGCTGGAATCTCTCCTCCTGCGTCCGCCCTTGTCCTCTACAACCTTGATGCGTCTTCCGTTTAATTCGGTGTCGTCTAATTTCTCTACGGCGTTTTTCATGTCGCTGCGGCTGGCGAATTCGACCACTCCTTCGTTCTTGCGATCGCGATGCGCATCGGCATAGGTAACTTCTCCTGCTTGACGCATGTAGTCTTTCAAATCTTGCCAGGACACTCTGCTAGACAAGTTTTCGACTATGACTCTGTGAGCGGTACGTGTAGGCGGACCATAGCGATCTCGACCAGCTCCTCTATCTCTATCTCTCCCGCGGCTTCCGCTACTACCTGACTCGCCCCATCTATCTCTGCCCCTAGGCGTTCCACGTGCTCTTTCTACTGTCACTCTCTCCCCTAGAATCCGCTTTCCATTCAATTCGTATACGGCATCGTCGGCATCACGATAGTCGTCGAATTCCACAAAGCCATACCCGGATT belongs to Euwallacea similis isolate ESF13 chromosome 7, ESF131.1, whole genome shotgun sequence and includes:
- the B52 gene encoding serine-arginine protein 55, which translates into the protein MVGSRVYIGGLPYGTNERDLERFFRGYGRMREVTIKSGYGFVEFDDYRDADDAVYELNGKRILGERVTVERARGTPRGRDRWGESGSSGSRGRDRDRGAGRDRYGPPTRTAHRVIVENLSSRVSWQDLKDYMRQAGEVTYADAHRDRKNEGVVEFASRSDMKNAVEKLDDTELNGRRIKVVEDKGGRRRRDSSSRSRSRSRSARRSRSGSKSKSRSRSKSKDNKTSRSRSRSAKRSRSRSGSRDAKRVREDRSRSRSKTNGRDDRSKSKEDDRDARSKSREDRSRSKSKENGHRSRSVSRDRSKSREPSKGRSRSKSRSRSKSN
- the LOC136409786 gene encoding dual specificity protein phosphatase 19; the encoded protein is MSFLAELQARKTKLKPTETIVTQQDGQKFIETNSEFKKLDEVCEGFVVDTNPDDIPAQIFEHLYLGSQDCCELNILDKYLIRYVLSLGIDAPVKSPNVTYKFVKMLDLQSTNLHEFLPECLHFIRQCLNSQSNVLVHCNAGVSRSASIVIAFLILDQHLPFEQAFAVVKKARPCVRPNDGFMVQLRRLKKLG